In Anaerolineales bacterium, the following proteins share a genomic window:
- the murJ gene encoding murein biosynthesis integral membrane protein MurJ produces MSLNDETKKISFLARTSILIAVFFGLDKVLAFVRVGIISRIYTDEVGLLDVFNSANNVPDVLFALISGGALAMAFIPLMSEYLTTKSREAAWDLFSRVANLAFLVTVSVAVIVFIFAQQLVDHVIVPGFTAEQRALVAELMRLNLISTIIFSISGLVMASLQANQHFLLPALAPTMYNVGQIFGALMFVPIFGIQGLVYGVILGAALHLGIQVPALFRFGFKWTPALDLRHTGLLEALRLLGPRLLTMGGIQSIVIVRDYLASLTGQEGAVTSLAYGWMIMQVPETLLGTAIATAMLPTLSELASRDGWHDFRLAVERALRVLIALTIPIAAVMAAGINPLVRAAFGFGNDTSALITWTTRAYLLTLTGYSIQEIAARSFYARKEPLFPLYAIIIRLIVFVGIGYFGITLFKHIGAPVIAFAEIALLVESIFLFSWLSKRMHEPLIVWSAVGKGLVAALVGGVTAYLLALYIPGSALITALIGMLIGGLICLPIIWSEIKLLLKL; encoded by the coding sequence TTTGATCGCGGTGTTTTTTGGGTTGGACAAGGTGCTCGCCTTCGTGCGCGTGGGCATCATCTCGCGCATTTACACGGACGAAGTTGGCTTGCTCGACGTGTTCAACTCCGCCAACAACGTGCCAGATGTTTTGTTCGCGCTCATCTCGGGCGGCGCGCTGGCGATGGCGTTCATCCCGTTGATGAGCGAATATCTCACGACAAAGAGTCGTGAAGCCGCGTGGGACTTGTTCTCGCGCGTCGCCAATCTTGCTTTTCTCGTCACTGTTTCGGTCGCCGTGATCGTTTTTATTTTCGCACAACAACTCGTGGATCATGTCATCGTGCCCGGCTTCACCGCAGAGCAACGCGCGCTGGTTGCGGAACTCATGCGGCTCAACCTCATCAGCACGATCATCTTTTCGATCAGCGGTTTGGTGATGGCAAGCCTGCAAGCCAACCAGCATTTTCTTTTGCCCGCGCTCGCGCCAACGATGTACAACGTCGGTCAAATTTTCGGCGCGCTCATGTTCGTTCCGATCTTCGGCATTCAAGGTCTCGTGTACGGCGTGATTCTCGGCGCGGCGCTGCATCTCGGCATACAAGTCCCCGCGCTTTTTCGCTTCGGCTTCAAATGGACTCCCGCGCTTGACCTGCGTCACACGGGTTTGCTCGAAGCGCTGAGATTGCTCGGTCCGCGTTTGCTCACCATGGGCGGGATTCAATCCATCGTCATCGTGCGCGATTATCTCGCCTCGCTCACCGGGCAGGAGGGCGCGGTCACTTCGCTCGCGTATGGTTGGATGATCATGCAAGTGCCGGAGACTCTACTTGGGACGGCGATCGCCACTGCGATGCTCCCGACTCTTTCGGAACTCGCTTCGCGCGACGGGTGGCATGACTTCCGCCTGGCGGTCGAGCGTGCCCTTCGAGTTTTAATCGCCCTCACGATTCCGATTGCGGCAGTGATGGCGGCGGGAATCAATCCGCTCGTGCGCGCCGCGTTCGGCTTCGGCAATGACACGTCCGCCCTCATCACATGGACGACGCGCGCCTACCTCCTCACGCTGACAGGTTATTCGATTCAAGAGATCGCGGCGCGCTCGTTCTACGCGCGCAAAGAACCGCTGTTTCCATTGTATGCGATCATCATTCGTCTAATCGTGTTCGTGGGCATCGGCTATTTTGGAATCACGCTCTTCAAACACATCGGCGCGCCGGTCATTGCTTTCGCCGAGATCGCGTTGCTTGTCGAATCGATCTTCCTCTTCAGCTGGCTGAGCAAGCGAATGCATGAGCCGCTCATCGTGTGGAGTGCGGTCGGCAAAGGCTTGGTCGCAGCGCTTGTCGGCGGCGTGACGGCGTATCTGCTGGCGTTGTACATCCCCGGCTCCGCATTGATCACCGCGTTGATCGGCATGCTCATTGGCGGACTTATCTGCCTGCCGATCATCTGGTCCGAAATTAAATTGCTGTTAAAACTCTAA